A genomic stretch from Edaphobacter aggregans includes:
- a CDS encoding type IV secretory system conjugative DNA transfer family protein, which translates to MPPVQQNRARRRNDAEDLMLIVWLALFLVVGALYYLAYSRFHIRVNQLVELSFYLLLAAVFLYEWLRYAMTREEKMEEVWPRPVPYISPGEDRRQVELARAKQSVLLGYDIFGKPVTWLNETRTYQANCFGMTGGGKTTLLHSITEQDIFSGVPIIFIDGKGDWELFEKLIPAMEAAGRIHQLRVINPMRPDISASYNPFWSEDGNYEDHISFIFDSFKMEKDFFEGHQRVYLENIARILHYTGKRFNFHDVLVAAYDQDLLGRQIKRAIELTRDVDSITDQQRLTLQMSVRNLLESFGDRERVAKIQGLINNLMTFMADDLALITGPYDNLLSLNDVIEQKLILYVSLNVNVNERAVTALGRMLLQNLQLMIGKRYAEAQRGLEQPFVSVIMDEFSPFAYENFAHILVTARGANVAFLFALQSAPQLLQVGRGFRNDVASAPNTTFMLRIKDEETAQDFLMASSRIRQMRRSMRIRKTGLFQNSYKEDGDGSQTEIKDTLAQEEHIKRMPTGQMEMLTPDKIRGVVHQHVHIRQPFRHWLADVPENLYPKLVSYADESNGLNLRFSNPELEERRTRRGKKRS; encoded by the coding sequence ATGCCACCTGTCCAGCAGAACCGCGCCCGCCGGCGAAATGATGCAGAAGATCTCATGCTCATCGTGTGGTTGGCTTTATTTCTAGTGGTCGGCGCCCTCTACTATCTTGCTTATAGTCGCTTCCATATCCGCGTGAACCAGCTGGTTGAGTTGTCGTTTTACCTGCTGCTCGCCGCCGTATTTCTCTACGAGTGGCTCCGTTACGCCATGACACGAGAGGAAAAGATGGAGGAAGTGTGGCCGCGGCCGGTGCCGTATATCTCCCCAGGTGAGGACCGGCGACAGGTCGAGCTGGCGCGGGCGAAGCAATCCGTTCTGTTGGGCTACGACATCTTTGGCAAGCCGGTCACCTGGTTAAATGAGACCCGCACCTATCAGGCGAATTGCTTCGGCATGACCGGCGGTGGGAAAACTACTTTGCTCCACAGTATTACGGAGCAGGACATCTTCAGCGGAGTGCCCATCATCTTCATCGACGGCAAGGGCGACTGGGAACTCTTCGAGAAGCTCATTCCTGCGATGGAAGCGGCGGGCCGGATCCATCAGCTGCGCGTAATCAACCCGATGCGCCCCGACATCTCCGCAAGCTACAACCCTTTCTGGTCAGAAGACGGCAACTACGAGGACCACATCAGCTTCATCTTCGATAGTTTCAAGATGGAGAAAGACTTCTTTGAGGGCCACCAGCGGGTTTACCTGGAGAACATCGCCCGCATCCTGCATTACACAGGGAAGCGGTTCAACTTCCACGATGTGCTCGTGGCCGCATACGACCAGGACCTACTCGGTCGGCAGATCAAGCGAGCGATAGAGCTGACGCGAGACGTCGATTCGATCACGGACCAGCAGCGCCTTACCCTGCAGATGAGCGTTCGCAATCTGCTCGAATCGTTCGGTGACCGGGAACGGGTGGCCAAGATCCAGGGCCTGATTAACAACCTGATGACCTTCATGGCGGACGACCTGGCGCTAATCACCGGCCCCTACGACAACCTCCTGTCGCTCAACGATGTGATCGAGCAGAAGCTGATCCTGTACGTGAGCCTGAACGTCAACGTGAACGAACGTGCCGTCACTGCTCTCGGTCGAATGCTTCTCCAAAACCTGCAGCTGATGATCGGAAAACGGTACGCCGAGGCCCAGAGGGGACTGGAGCAGCCGTTTGTCAGCGTCATCATGGACGAGTTTTCTCCATTCGCTTATGAGAACTTTGCTCACATCCTGGTGACTGCGCGCGGCGCAAACGTAGCATTCCTGTTCGCGCTTCAGAGCGCACCCCAGTTGCTCCAGGTGGGCCGCGGCTTCCGAAACGATGTAGCCAGCGCACCCAATACGACGTTCATGCTTCGTATCAAGGATGAAGAGACCGCGCAGGATTTCCTGATGGCATCGTCGCGGATCCGCCAGATGCGTCGCAGCATGCGTATCCGAAAGACGGGCCTGTTCCAAAACAGCTACAAGGAAGACGGGGATGGCAGCCAGACCGAGATCAAGGACACACTCGCCCAGGAGGAACACATCAAGCGCATGCCGACCGGCCAGATGGAGATGCTGACACCGGACAAGATACGGGGAGTGGTGCACCAGCATGTGCATATTCGCCAACCATTCCGGCACTGGCTGGCCGATGTTCCGGAGAACCTCTACCCCAAATTGGTCAGCTACGCGGATGAGTCGAATGGTCTCAATCTTCGCTTTTCGAATCCGGAGCTGGAGGAAAGGCGAACACGGCGAGGGAAGAAGAGGAGCTAA
- a CDS encoding outer membrane beta-barrel protein — MLVLFPVALVLNQTCQAQQTQHAWRMHPEIGQTDMALSIYGAFTNSTTPGNSNFYRINPAASAGGLLEFRRISSPFLGWQASYSFRRANEVYDEFIAQPAFGCGNTVCPNPTYAVSANAQQFTVGWVPSGNFGSLRPFGLLGVGLLLNQPVSGQSGTTNTTQPAFVYGAGFDWGFARHAGLRLQYRGNLYKAPGIVPPNNTNPNIGFMHTAEPVIGAYYKF; from the coding sequence GTGCTCGTACTCTTCCCGGTGGCACTCGTTCTGAACCAGACCTGCCAGGCGCAGCAAACACAACACGCATGGCGAATGCACCCGGAAATTGGGCAGACGGATATGGCGCTCAGCATCTACGGAGCGTTCACCAACAGCACTACCCCGGGCAACTCTAACTTCTATCGGATAAACCCAGCCGCCTCGGCGGGCGGACTGCTGGAGTTCCGCCGTATCTCCAGTCCCTTCCTTGGGTGGCAAGCCTCCTACTCCTTCCGTCGCGCCAACGAAGTGTACGACGAGTTCATCGCCCAACCCGCATTCGGATGTGGCAACACCGTCTGTCCCAACCCTACGTATGCTGTCTCCGCCAATGCGCAACAATTCACTGTCGGGTGGGTCCCCTCGGGAAACTTTGGCAGTCTGAGACCGTTTGGTCTTCTCGGCGTGGGCCTTTTGCTGAATCAGCCTGTGAGCGGCCAGAGCGGAACCACAAATACCACCCAGCCGGCGTTTGTCTACGGTGCTGGATTCGACTGGGGATTCGCTCGGCACGCCGGCCTGCGCCTGCAATATCGCGGCAATCTGTACAAGGCTCCCGGCATTGTTCCTCCCAACAACACGAACCCCAACATCGGATTTATGCACACGGCAGAGCCCGTGATCGGAGCCTACTACAAATTCTGA